The following coding sequences are from one Salvia hispanica cultivar TCC Black 2014 chromosome 3, UniMelb_Shisp_WGS_1.0, whole genome shotgun sequence window:
- the LOC125212896 gene encoding alpha-1,3-arabinosyltransferase XAT3-like isoform X2, which translates to MYDPIFAKSFSRFDRQRFGCFALVLALFIALSISSAFKPTLHPLTLIGDAVNFQLSISAVETMLIDDITVQTDSAKSMVAINETAKIEPLNLQSMLVTNESVTELAREWRNVEPLCRVLKSNADYCEIEGDVRVDANSSTIFVVKPRSYQILDTNAASDWIIEPYPRRGTGFVKKWTVKLAAEDDASVPKCDRLHSLPALLFSIGGFSGNHFHDFADLLVPLFTTSFRFKRNVHFLATDYKPWWPGKFRPLLSRLTGSEILDIDRENTTNCYGRLIAGLKFDSELVVAADSASSSGASMLKFRQLLWKTYSLNRKKAIRGDARPRLMIVSRKRTRILTNEDRISRAAEKLGFEVVSAEGDHSTNLTKFAQLVNSCDVMVGVHGAGLTNMVFLPEKAVLVQIVPLGAIDVFAKLDFGDPAAGMGIRYLDYKIGLKESSLIQKYAADHPVIRDPISIHRKGWNELRNVYLNNQNVTIDVRRFRATLAKALKLLRR; encoded by the exons ATGTATGATCCTATTTTCGCCAAGAGCTTCAGCCGCTTCGATCGCCAACGATTCGGATGTTTCGCTCTCGTCCTCGCTCTCTTCATCGCGCTAAGCATTTCCTCCGCATTCAAGCCTACTTTGCATCCCTTGACACTTA TTGGCGATGCTGTCAATTTTCAACTCTCGATCAGTGCTGTGGAAACCATGCTCATCGATGATATCACTGTTCAAACAG ATAGTGCTAAGAGCATGGTTGCGATCAACGAAACAGCCAAAATCGAGCCGTTGAATTTGCAAAGCATGCTTGTAACGAACGAGTCAGTGACGGAACTAGCTAGAGAATGGCGGAATGTGGAGCCGTTGTGCAGAGttttaaaatcaaatgcaGATTACTGCGAGATCGAAGGAGACGTTAGAGTCGACGCGAATTCGTCTACGATTTTTGTCGTGAAGCCGCGTTCGTATCAAATTTTGGATACGAACGCGGCTTCTGATTGGATCATAGAGCCGTATCCTAGAAGAGGAACCGGATTTGTTAAAAAATGGACGGTTAAATTAGCGGCGGAAGACGACGCCTCCGTTCCGAAATGCGACCGGCTTCATTCTCTTCCCGCATTGCTCTTCTCAATCGGCGGATTCAGCGGAAATCACTTCCACGATTTCGCCGATTTACTAGTTCCACTGTTTACGACGTCGTTCCGATTCAAACGAAACGTGCATTTTCTCGCCACCGACTACAAGCCGTGGTGGCCGGGGAAGTTCCGCCCCCTCCTCAGCCGCCTCACCGGAAGCGAAATCCTTGACATCGACCGCGAAAACACCACAAATTGCTACGGGAGACTAATCGCCGGCCTCAAATTCGACAGCGAGCTAGTGGTGGCGGCTGATTCCGCTTCTTCCTCCGGCGCGAGCATGCTCAAATTCCGGCAGCTCCTCTGGAAAACTTACTCTCTGAATAGAAAAAAAGCGATCCGCGGTGACGCGCGGCCTCGCCTGATGATCGTGTCGAGGAAGAGGACGCGAATTCTGACGAACGAGGATCGGATCTCACGAGCGGCGGAGAAGCTAGGGTTCGAGGTGGTCTCCGCCGAGGGCGACCACTCGACAAATCTGACGAAATTCGCGCAGCTGGTGAATTCGTGCGACGTGATGGTGGGGGTGCACGGCGCGGGGCTGACGAACATGGTTTTCCTGCCGGAGAAGGCGGTGCTGGTACAGATTGTGCCATTAGGCGCCATTGACGTGTTCGCGAAGCTCGATTTTGGGGATCCGGCGGCGGGGATGGGGATTAGGTATCTGGATTACAAAATTGGATTGAAGGAGAGCTCTCTGATTCAGAAATATGCGGCGGATCATCCGGTGATTAGAGATCCGATTTCGATACACAGGAAGGGATGGAATGAGCTCAGAAATGTTTACTTGAATAATCAGAACGTCACCATTGATGTACGGAGGTTTAGAGCCACTTTAGCTAAGGCACTCAAGCTTTTGCGTCGTTGA
- the LOC125212896 gene encoding beta-1,2-xylosyltransferase XYXT1-like isoform X1, producing MYDPIFAKSFSRFDRQRFGCFALVLALFIALSISSAFKPTLHPLTLIGDAVNFQLSISAVETMLIDDITVQTDSAKSMLAINETAKIEPLKLKSMLVTNESVMETMLIDDAIIDNITAQIEDSAKSMVAINETAKIEPLNLQSMLVTNESVTELAREWRNVEPLCRVLKSNADYCEIEGDVRVDANSSTIFVVKPRSYQILDTNAASDWIIEPYPRRGTGFVKKWTVKLAAEDDASVPKCDRLHSLPALLFSIGGFSGNHFHDFADLLVPLFTTSFRFKRNVHFLATDYKPWWPGKFRPLLSRLTGSEILDIDRENTTNCYGRLIAGLKFDSELVVAADSASSSGASMLKFRQLLWKTYSLNRKKAIRGDARPRLMIVSRKRTRILTNEDRISRAAEKLGFEVVSAEGDHSTNLTKFAQLVNSCDVMVGVHGAGLTNMVFLPEKAVLVQIVPLGAIDVFAKLDFGDPAAGMGIRYLDYKIGLKESSLIQKYAADHPVIRDPISIHRKGWNELRNVYLNNQNVTIDVRRFRATLAKALKLLRR from the exons ATGTATGATCCTATTTTCGCCAAGAGCTTCAGCCGCTTCGATCGCCAACGATTCGGATGTTTCGCTCTCGTCCTCGCTCTCTTCATCGCGCTAAGCATTTCCTCCGCATTCAAGCCTACTTTGCATCCCTTGACACTTA TTGGCGATGCTGTCAATTTTCAACTCTCGATCAGTGCTGTGGAAACCATGCTCATCGATGATATCACTGTTCAAACAG ATAGTGCTAAGAGCATGCTGGCGATCAACGAAACAGCCAAAATTGAGCCGTTGAAGTTGAAAAGCATGCTTGTGACGAATGAGTCGGTGATGGAAACCATGCTCATCGATGATGCCATTATCGACAATATCACTGCTCAAATAG AAGATAGTGCTAAGAGCATGGTTGCGATCAACGAAACAGCCAAAATCGAGCCGTTGAATTTGCAAAGCATGCTTGTAACGAACGAGTCAGTGACGGAACTAGCTAGAGAATGGCGGAATGTGGAGCCGTTGTGCAGAGttttaaaatcaaatgcaGATTACTGCGAGATCGAAGGAGACGTTAGAGTCGACGCGAATTCGTCTACGATTTTTGTCGTGAAGCCGCGTTCGTATCAAATTTTGGATACGAACGCGGCTTCTGATTGGATCATAGAGCCGTATCCTAGAAGAGGAACCGGATTTGTTAAAAAATGGACGGTTAAATTAGCGGCGGAAGACGACGCCTCCGTTCCGAAATGCGACCGGCTTCATTCTCTTCCCGCATTGCTCTTCTCAATCGGCGGATTCAGCGGAAATCACTTCCACGATTTCGCCGATTTACTAGTTCCACTGTTTACGACGTCGTTCCGATTCAAACGAAACGTGCATTTTCTCGCCACCGACTACAAGCCGTGGTGGCCGGGGAAGTTCCGCCCCCTCCTCAGCCGCCTCACCGGAAGCGAAATCCTTGACATCGACCGCGAAAACACCACAAATTGCTACGGGAGACTAATCGCCGGCCTCAAATTCGACAGCGAGCTAGTGGTGGCGGCTGATTCCGCTTCTTCCTCCGGCGCGAGCATGCTCAAATTCCGGCAGCTCCTCTGGAAAACTTACTCTCTGAATAGAAAAAAAGCGATCCGCGGTGACGCGCGGCCTCGCCTGATGATCGTGTCGAGGAAGAGGACGCGAATTCTGACGAACGAGGATCGGATCTCACGAGCGGCGGAGAAGCTAGGGTTCGAGGTGGTCTCCGCCGAGGGCGACCACTCGACAAATCTGACGAAATTCGCGCAGCTGGTGAATTCGTGCGACGTGATGGTGGGGGTGCACGGCGCGGGGCTGACGAACATGGTTTTCCTGCCGGAGAAGGCGGTGCTGGTACAGATTGTGCCATTAGGCGCCATTGACGTGTTCGCGAAGCTCGATTTTGGGGATCCGGCGGCGGGGATGGGGATTAGGTATCTGGATTACAAAATTGGATTGAAGGAGAGCTCTCTGATTCAGAAATATGCGGCGGATCATCCGGTGATTAGAGATCCGATTTCGATACACAGGAAGGGATGGAATGAGCTCAGAAATGTTTACTTGAATAATCAGAACGTCACCATTGATGTACGGAGGTTTAGAGCCACTTTAGCTAAGGCACTCAAGCTTTTGCGTCGTTGA